A DNA window from Hordeum vulgare subsp. vulgare chromosome 1H, MorexV3_pseudomolecules_assembly, whole genome shotgun sequence contains the following coding sequences:
- the LOC123440111 gene encoding uncharacterized protein LOC123440111: MGRPRKTKAKAEAPPPALSIGNCKVEIHGSGLRCASTEQNLTISGTRGAKILITVDGARSSSGGTGEGSDFILLNPNEADSLNKSLLQEVLRLYKKELSTMDYAADTGKKSGFLEKCIMNGKYKTLILRSSSLAGPEEIIAAVSYQIVPADTQYAEIPLAAVTSPFQRVGFGHLLYKELSQRLQNVGVTSIFCWADKVSEGFWLKQGFVSVGEVDTRGKIRRIPVRADIKRALCFPGSSTLMVTHLKKDLPTTSKNSLREQQTSQLHAVVPDTMSPGDMDTVVPSCENLFPQTTGCHKVSKTAKVVRHEASAGSEGCSLSDQQPKKRTYETSSSSLKSKRVKCSGHADHTQDMRQNDICDKSLSMYSTPLAPSMEFHVDNKISGDAKATTCSNGRPSVMLMNIADETKKMRLTEVVEMLGGVVTCEGSSCTHVVTGKARRTMNFCTALSSGAWIVSPNWLKQSFKQGKFVGEAEHVLDDEEYKMKYKSEMRDAVMRAKERPCLLFSGYTFCLTKHIEPSPGVLSPVIKSSGGKIINKLDDIDEPSKTIFLACEEGMELAMDAAKRGIKTFSSEWLMTCVMRQEVDLEAPPFAESL; the protein is encoded by the exons ATGGGGAGACCACGGAAGACGAAGGCGAAGGCCGAGGCCCCGCCCCCCGCCCTCTCCATCG GCAACTGCAAGGTGGAGATCCACGGGAGCGGCCTAAGGTGCGCGTCCACGGAGCAGAATCTCACCATTTCGGGAACCAGGGGCGCGAAGATTCTCATCACTG TCGATGGAGCCAGGAGTTCTTCGGGTGGGACTG GTGAGGGGTCTGATTTCATCCTTCTGAACCCCAATGAAGCCGATAGCCTAAATAAATCTTTGCTCCAG GAAGTATTGAGGCTTTATAAGAAGGAGCTTTCAACTATGGACTATGCTGCTGACACTGGGAAAAAATCAGGGTTTCTCGAAAAATGCATAATGAATGG GAAGTACAAGACTCTAATTCTGAGGTCTAGTTCACTTGCCGGGCCTGAAGAG ATCATAGCTGCTGTATCATATCAGATAGTGCCAGCTGACACACAATATGCTGAAATACCCCTGGCAGCCGTGACATCGCCTTTTCAACGTGTG GGTTTTGGTCATCTGTTGTATAAGGAACTTAGCCAGCGACTTCAAAATGTTGGTGTTACCAGTATATTCTGTTGGGCAGATAAGGTCTCTGAAGGATTTTGGCTTAAACAG GGTTTTGTGTCTGTTGGAGAGGTGGATACAAGAGGTAAGATTCGAAGAATTCCAGTAAGGGCTGATATCAAGAGAGCATTATGCTTTCCAGGCAGTTCAACACTTATGGTTACACATCTTAAGAAGGATTTGCCAACTACGTCCAAAAACTCACTACGAGAACAACAAACTTCTCAGCTCCATGCCGTGGTACCAGATA CCATGTCTCCTGGTGATATGGATACTGTAGTTCCCTCCTGTGAAAATTTGTTTCCCCAGACCACTGGATGCCACAAAGTCAGCAAGACTGCAAAGGTGGTAAGACATGAAGCTTCTGCTGGAAGTGAAGGATGCTCGTTATCTGATCAACAACCAAAGAAACGGACATATGAAACCTCATCGTCTTCACTGAAGTCAAAAAGAGTAAAATGCAGCGGTCATGCTGACCATACACAAGACATGAGACAGAATGATATCTGTGACAAATCTCTATCCATGTATAGCACACCTTTGGCTCCTAGTATGGAATTCCACGTTGACAACAAAATATCAGGAGATGCTAAGGCCACTACCTGTTCCAATGGAAGGCCTTCAGTTATGCTCATGAATATTGCAGATGAAACAAAGAAGATGCGGCTTACAGAG GTAGTTgaaatgcttgggggagttgttacCTGTGAAGGAAGTTCATGCACACATGTCGTTACTGGAAAAGCTCGAAGGACTATGAACTTTTGTACTGCTTTGAGCTCTGG GGCTTGGATAGTTTCTCCAAATTGGCTAAAACAGAGCTTTAAACAAGGGAAATTTGTAG GTGAAGCAGAACATGTTCTGGATGATGAAGAATATAAGATGAAGTACAAGTCTGAAATGAGAGATGCGGTTATGAGGGCTAAAGAGAGGCCTTGCTTATTATTTTCTGGCTACACTTTCTGTTTGACCAAGCACATCGAACCCTCTCCTGGTGTCCTCTCTCCAGTTATCAAATCCTCTGGTGGCAAG ATCATCAATAAGCTGGATGACATAGATGAGCCCTCAAAGACAATCTTCTTGGCTTGTGAAGAAGGCATGGAGCTTGCAATGGATGCAGCAAAAAGAGGCATAAAGACATTCAGCAGTGAGTGGCTCATGACCTGTGTCATGAGGCAAGAGGTTGATCTTGAGGCGCCCCCGTTTGCAGAATCTCTCTGA